CCGTGCCGAAGTCCTGCGTCCAGTAGTTGCCGGGCTGCGCCACCCCCACACCGATCTCCTTGAAGCCGCAGTCCAGGATGTTGCGCTTGTGACCGGCGCTGGCCATCCAGCCGGCCATGACCTGCTCGGGTGTGGAGTACCCGTACGCGACGTTCTCGCCGTAGGTGCTCCAGAGGTAGCCCGCGCGCGTGATCCGCTGTCCCGGGTCGGAGCCGTCGGAACCGGTGTGGGACATGGTGTTGTGGCTCGCCATGTCCGCGCTGTGGGCCTGGGCGGCCTGCGAGAGTTTCGCGTTCAGGGTGACCGGGGAGCAACCGACCTTGGCGCGCTCGCTGTTGACCAGGGCGACCACGCGGGTGACGGTGGGGGTCGCCGTGCCGGTGGCGGGGGCCGTGGTGGCGGGCGGCTTCGGTGCTGCCGTGGTCGTCGAGGTGGGCGCGGTGGTCGGCTTCGGCGCGGAGGTGGTCCTCGTCGGGGCGGGCGGGGTGGTCGTCTTCGAGACGGGCGCCTCGGGCTTCTTCGGGGCGGGCGCCGCAGTTCCGGGAGAGGTCGTGGGCGAGGCCGAGGGCGAAGCCGTCGCCTTGGGCTTCGCGGGCGGCCGGATGCCGCGCCCCCGGTGCCCGTCCCAGGACGTCTTCCTTCCGTCTGTCCGGTGTCCGTTCCAGGACGCCTTCCTTGCGTCCGTCCAGGGACCGCTGGACGTGGCGGTGATGGCTTCGGATCCTCCATCGCCCATGCACGCCATGGCGGCCGACGGCACCGCCACCGCGCTCAGCGCCAGGACGGCGACGGCTATGGACCGGCGGCGCGTCTTCCTGCGGTGCTTCCGGTGGTTCCTCATGCGGA
This Streptomyces sp. NBC_00377 DNA region includes the following protein-coding sequences:
- a CDS encoding CAP domain-containing protein; translation: MRNHRKHRRKTRRRSIAVAVLALSAVAVPSAAMACMGDGGSEAITATSSGPWTDARKASWNGHRTDGRKTSWDGHRGRGIRPPAKPKATASPSASPTTSPGTAAPAPKKPEAPVSKTTTPPAPTRTTSAPKPTTAPTSTTTAAPKPPATTAPATGTATPTVTRVVALVNSERAKVGCSPVTLNAKLSQAAQAHSADMASHNTMSHTGSDGSDPGQRITRAGYLWSTYGENVAYGYSTPEQVMAGWMASAGHKRNILDCGFKEIGVGVAQPGNYWTQDFGTVR